Part of the uncultured Anaeromusa sp. genome is shown below.
GACGAAACCTTAATGACGAATGGCTATATTGCCGGAATCAAAGGTTTTGTTCAGAAACCGCCGCGGGCGGAAGAACTAGCGGAATTGATACGCAAGGTATGCCAAGAAGCGGAAGAATGTTCTTTGTGCCAAAAATACCTGGCTTTTTTTGAGCAGTCGCTGCAAGAGAATCTTAGTTATATGGTTGGCGTCGAAAGCGTCATAGAGACTGCACTAGACAACGAAAGCAAGTTTTTATCGCAAGGTGTAGCGGTAATAGTTGGTTTGACCGGGAAGGTACAGGGCCGGGTCATTTTGGACAGTTCCGAGCAAACGGCGCAGCAATTGACACGCATGATTCTTAGCTGCGAAGAAGTGTCGGAAGACGATATGCTGAACGGCATGGCGGAACTGGCAAATATTGTCAGCGGCAATGGAGTATCTTCTGTAAACAATACGTATCGGGAGCTGGAACTGCGGTTGACGCCGCCGAGCATTCTTTGCGGGCGGAAAATTAGCATTGTCAATCCAAAACTAGATGCTTACATTATGACGGCGCAGACGCCGTATGGAGATATTCGTATGAGCATTGGCTTCGCAGGGGGGAAATAATATGGATGCAAAAATGATTAACCCCTTCGTGGATGCCGTGGCGACGGTCTTGCCGCAGCTTGGCTTTCAATCGGTAGAGCGGGGGCAAATCCGCCTGGGGGAAGAATTCGTAGAA
Proteins encoded:
- a CDS encoding response regulator, whose amino-acid sequence is MKPLRILVVDDSPFSQKIMTGLLKKNGFDVCGYADTGGQGIEQYRELRPDVVTMDMTLPDMDGLECSKAILAADPTAKIVMVSAMKDETLMTNGYIAGIKGFVQKPPRAEELAELIRKVCQEAEECSLCQKYLAFFEQSLQENLSYMVGVESVIETALDNESKFLSQGVAVIVGLTGKVQGRVILDSSEQTAQQLTRMILSCEEVSEDDMLNGMAELANIVSGNGVSSVNNTYRELELRLTPPSILCGRKISIVNPKLDAYIMTAQTPYGDIRMSIGFAGGK